Proteins encoded in a region of the Uranotaenia lowii strain MFRU-FL unplaced genomic scaffold, ASM2978415v1 HiC_scaffold_792, whole genome shotgun sequence genome:
- the LOC129760867 gene encoding LOW QUALITY PROTEIN: rRNA N6-adenosine-methyltransferase METTL5 (The sequence of the model RefSeq protein was modified relative to this genomic sequence to represent the inferred CDS: substituted 1 base at 1 genomic stop codon), whose product MACLKLKKFEQFLQTVDGFENPKVTLEQXSHIASHMLYTIQTNYDDLEGKFVLDLGCGAGMLSVGSALLGAAHVVGVEVDADAIEIFKSNIEGFELENVDCIQWDVLTLEDLDFNRLFDTVLMNHLLFTTPISTSPRCRLGCK is encoded by the coding sequence ATGGCCTGTTTGAAACTGAAAAAGTTTGAACAGTTCCTTCAAACAGTCGACGGTTTTGAAAATCCCAAGGTTACGCTAGAACAGTAGTCTCATATCGCTAGTCACATGCTGTATACTATTCAAACCAACTACGATGATCTTGAAGGGAAGTTCGTGCTTGATTTAGGTTGTGGAGCTGGCATGTTGAGTGTGGGTTCAGCATTGCTAGGGGCAGCTCACGTGGTTGGTGTAGAAGTTGATGCTGATGCTATTGAGATATTCAAAAGTAACATTGAAGGATTTGAGCTTGAAAACGTCGATTGCATTCAATGGGATGTCTTAACACTTGAAGATCTTGATTTCAATCGTTTATTTGATACTGTGCTGATgaatcacctcttattcacaactcctatctctacctccccgcggtgccggctggggtgcaagtaa
- the LOC129760864 gene encoding probable mitochondrial glutathione transporter SLC25A40 isoform X2 yields the protein MTPLDVVKTRLQAQQKLLLSNKCYLYCNGLMDHLCPCGPGTVSAVQKPTLHFSGTLDAFAKISRYEGVRSLWSGLSPTLVLALPTTIIYFVAYEQFRLGLKELYLKRKGQNAELPLFLPMVAGATARVFAVSIVNPLELIRTKMQSTKLSYSEVGQGIRTMIQNQGILGMWKGFFPTILRDVPFSGIYWTTYETIKKRSQATQPSFGFTFVAGAIAGGVAAFLTVPFDVVKTHQQIEFGERFLYADNGEKKKPMRSTGTFETMRKIFMRNGIKGLFSGLTPRLVKVAPACAIMIASFEYGKNFFYNYNVRKYLEKGDINLTTKIVAPVSKHSHL from the exons A TGACACCGTTGGATGTGGTCAAAACACGCTTGCAGGCACAACAGAAATTGCTACTGTCGAACAAATGCTATTTGTACTGTAATGGGCTGATGGACCATCTGTGTCCATGTGGGCCAGGAACCGTGTCTGCTGTACAGAAACCGACCCTGCATTTCAGTGGTACTTTGGATGCCTTTGCGAAAATCAGTCGCTATGAGGGTGTTCGATCGTTGTGGTCCGGTTTGAGTCCAACGCTGGTGCTTGCCCTGCCCACAACCATCATCTATTTTGTAGCATATGAACAATTTCGGCTAGGATTGAAAGAACTTTATCTCAAAAGAAAAGGTCAGAATGCAGAATTACCACTATTTTTACCCATGGTGGCCGGAGCAACGGCTCGCGTTTTCGCCGTTTCTATAGTCAATCCACTTGAACTTATTCGTACAAAAATGCAATCTACAAAGTTGAGCTATTCGGAAGTTGGCCAAGGTATTCGTACTATGATCCAAAACCAAGGCATATTGGGAATGTGGAAAGGATTTTTTCCCACTATTCTAAGGGATGTTCCCTTCAGCGGTATCTACTGGACAACGTACGAAACTATTAAGAAACGCAGCCAAGCTACACAACCATCGTTTGGATTCACTTTCGTTGCCGGGGCCATTGCCGGAGGGGTGGCAGCCTTCCTAACAGTACCGTTTGATGTCGTCAAAACTCATCAGCAAATCGAGTTTGGTGAGAGGTTTCTTTATGCTGATAATGGGGAAAAGAAGAAACCTATGCGCAGCACAGGAACATTTGAAACAATGCGTAAAATTTTTATGCGAAACGGTATCAAAGGTTTATTTTCTGGACTCACACCACGACTGGTGAAAGTGGCCCCAGCTTGCGCAATTATGATCGCTTCATTTGAGTATgggaaaaactttttctacaacTATAACGTGCGTAAATATTTGGAAAAGGGAGACATTAACCTGACGACTAAAATAGTCGCGCCAGTCTCTAAACACTCTCATCTCTAG
- the LOC129760865 gene encoding mannose-1-phosphate guanyltransferase beta, with protein sequence MGSTGNMRALILVGGYGTRLRPLTLSTPKPLVEFANKPILLHQIEALVEAGVNEVILAVSYRAEQMEAELKQKVEKLGVKLIFSHETEPLGTAGPLALAKNILSKSSEPFFVLNSDIICDFPFKDLEQFHRRHGREGTIVVTKVEEPSKYGVVLYADNGCIKNFIEKPQEFISNKINAGMYILNPSVLSRIQLKPTSIEKEVFPLMCNEKELYAFELNGFWMDIGQPRDFLTGMCLYLNSLRQRNPELLYSGPAGHVGNVLVDPSAKIGAGCRIGPNVTIGPDVVIEDGVCIKRCTILQGAVVKSHSWLESCIIGWRCSVGRWVRLEGTTVLGEDVIVQDEIYINGGQVLPHKSIGTSVPEPQIIM encoded by the coding sequence ATGGGATCAACCGGAAATATGAGGGCTCTGATCTTAGTTGGTGGATATGGAACTCGGCTGAGACCTCTCACGCTGAGCACTCCCAAACCATTAGTGGAATTCGCCAACAAACCGATTCTGCTTCACCAAATAGAGGCTTTGGTTGAGGCGGGTGTCAATGAAGTTATTTTGGCCGTGTCTTACCGGGCCGAGCAGATGGAAGCTGAATTGAAGCAGAAAGTGGAGAAACTGGGtgtcaaattgattttttcacacGAAACGGAACCCTTGGGCACAGCTGGTCCACTGGCACTAGCTAAAAACATTCTTTCGAAAAGCTCCGAGCCATTTTTCGTGTTGAATTCCGATATCATATGTGATTTTCCCTTCAAGGATCTGGAACAGTTCCATCGTCGTCACGGTCGCGAAGGAACGATTGTTGTGACAAAGGTTGAGGAACCTTCGAAATATGGAGTTGTGCTGTATGCCGACAATGGttgcattaaaaatttcattgagaAACCTCAGGAGTTTATCAGCAATAAGATTAACGCTGGGATGTACATTCTGAATCCATCGGTCCTCTCAAGGATTCAACTCAAACCAACTTCGATAGAGAAAGAGGTGTTTCCTCTTATGTGCAACGAGAAGGAACTGTACGCCTTCGAGCTCAATGGATTTTGGATGGACATTGGACAGCCGAGAGACTTCCTAACGGGAATGTGCTTGTATTTAAACTCCCTACGTCAGCGAAACCCCGAGCTACTGTACAGCGGTCCTGCTGGACATGTAGGAAATGTGTTGGTAGATCCAAGTGCCAAAATAGGAGCAGGCTGTCGGATAGGGCCGAATGTAACCATTGGGCCGGATGTCGTTATTGAGGACGGCGTCTGCATCAAGCGTTGTACGATTCTTCAGGGTGCGGTCGTTAAATCCCACTCATGGCTGGAAAGCTGTATCATCGGTTGGCGCTGTTCGGTGGGGCGATGGGTCCGGCTTGAAGGGACAACCGTGCTCGGAGAAGATGTCATTGTGCAAGACGAAATTTACATCAATGGAGGTCAAGTTCTTCCACACAAAAGCATAGGCACCAGTGTCCCCGAGCCGCAAATCATTATGTAG
- the LOC129760864 gene encoding probable mitochondrial glutathione transporter SLC25A40 isoform X1 yields the protein MNIKSESDDETLLPPPGVDMDDSRFRIRPYQQILSSCTGALITSTFMTPLDVVKTRLQAQQKLLLSNKCYLYCNGLMDHLCPCGPGTVSAVQKPTLHFSGTLDAFAKISRYEGVRSLWSGLSPTLVLALPTTIIYFVAYEQFRLGLKELYLKRKGQNAELPLFLPMVAGATARVFAVSIVNPLELIRTKMQSTKLSYSEVGQGIRTMIQNQGILGMWKGFFPTILRDVPFSGIYWTTYETIKKRSQATQPSFGFTFVAGAIAGGVAAFLTVPFDVVKTHQQIEFGERFLYADNGEKKKPMRSTGTFETMRKIFMRNGIKGLFSGLTPRLVKVAPACAIMIASFEYGKNFFYNYNVRKYLEKGDINLTTKIVAPVSKHSHL from the exons ATGAAcatcaaatctgaatctgatgaTGAAACCCTCCTTCCTCCACCTGGTGTGGACATGGACGATAGTCGTTTTAGAATTCGACCCTATCAACAGATACTGTCTTCCTGTACCGGAGCTTTGATAACATCCACTTTTA TGACACCGTTGGATGTGGTCAAAACACGCTTGCAGGCACAACAGAAATTGCTACTGTCGAACAAATGCTATTTGTACTGTAATGGGCTGATGGACCATCTGTGTCCATGTGGGCCAGGAACCGTGTCTGCTGTACAGAAACCGACCCTGCATTTCAGTGGTACTTTGGATGCCTTTGCGAAAATCAGTCGCTATGAGGGTGTTCGATCGTTGTGGTCCGGTTTGAGTCCAACGCTGGTGCTTGCCCTGCCCACAACCATCATCTATTTTGTAGCATATGAACAATTTCGGCTAGGATTGAAAGAACTTTATCTCAAAAGAAAAGGTCAGAATGCAGAATTACCACTATTTTTACCCATGGTGGCCGGAGCAACGGCTCGCGTTTTCGCCGTTTCTATAGTCAATCCACTTGAACTTATTCGTACAAAAATGCAATCTACAAAGTTGAGCTATTCGGAAGTTGGCCAAGGTATTCGTACTATGATCCAAAACCAAGGCATATTGGGAATGTGGAAAGGATTTTTTCCCACTATTCTAAGGGATGTTCCCTTCAGCGGTATCTACTGGACAACGTACGAAACTATTAAGAAACGCAGCCAAGCTACACAACCATCGTTTGGATTCACTTTCGTTGCCGGGGCCATTGCCGGAGGGGTGGCAGCCTTCCTAACAGTACCGTTTGATGTCGTCAAAACTCATCAGCAAATCGAGTTTGGTGAGAGGTTTCTTTATGCTGATAATGGGGAAAAGAAGAAACCTATGCGCAGCACAGGAACATTTGAAACAATGCGTAAAATTTTTATGCGAAACGGTATCAAAGGTTTATTTTCTGGACTCACACCACGACTGGTGAAAGTGGCCCCAGCTTGCGCAATTATGATCGCTTCATTTGAGTATgggaaaaactttttctacaacTATAACGTGCGTAAATATTTGGAAAAGGGAGACATTAACCTGACGACTAAAATAGTCGCGCCAGTCTCTAAACACTCTCATCTCTAG